tattttttgctagaaaattacatagaatctccaaatattatatatatatatatatatatatatatatatatatatatatatatattcgcacacagtatttgcacagccgtTTTATTAactcattttaaaaacaaaaaaatacactttaatgaattttaatgccataaacacaatatataacccagtttttggtaaaatataaaagatgatgttaagctgaATAattagatgcctaacatgtcactgtcacacttcaaaatgcacatgctcgtggaatggcgacaaactacaaaaaatctccataggcgacgctttcaattttcttacaggttacctgtttagagttacagatgaggtctagcactagaattattgctctcacgctaacATTTGTGGCGATGACTTACATGTGTGCACAGAGAGATGGgagtgttttcaatttttttttacttttttatttattttttacactggttcattttttttttttatcagttttattcctgttacaaggaatgtaaacatcccttgtaatagaaatgagggatgacaggtcctctttatggagagatctgggttctataagaccccaaatctctcctctacctttgaaagcaaaagataaaaaaaatattgatcttatgctttaaaaaaaaaattgtttactttcaCCGTAGACTGAAAGTGACACTATTCCTGCTTTGATTTACTGCTACCTCTaacaccagcttttttttttttttctgtatgttgactaattggggagattttccttcactttctgttcctATTAAACCTGTAAACAAATGAGAGGTGTCTAACAAGGGTAAGAAGGCCCCAAAAGCAATAAAACATTGTCAAAAGTTCTACCCCTTCCTTACCTGacagtaaggggaaatctccccaataggcaCACAGGCAgacataaaaacctgacagaggctgtaacccttccctgctctatccaaaacaagatAAAATGTTttgcctagagttgggctttactgATCACATATGTGACTAGCCAGGAACATTCAACCCAGCTGATCCATTCTACATCAGAATATAGCCAGCCAATTTAAGATGAGCCCATAGACATACTATTGATTTCTAAATGATCTGTAACCAGCTTGCCTGAGAGGTGCTAAATTTTATATCTAATGGTATTTTTATTTATGGTAAGAACATGTAAAAAATGTGATGCCACAGTGGGGGATTGGTTTTTGAAAAATGTCTAGGACAGGAAAGTATTGTATTGCTTAAAGTCTAATCTACGTAATTAGATATTATTTTTAATCCTTTCTACAGTTTGTGAATAACTATTACAAAGTACCACTGTCAagctacattttttacatgtttgctttaatcatttataaaaaaaaactttgaaatatTATCTCTTTTAGTGTTATGGGGGACTTGTCTGAGGCCTTGAAAGAAGCAACAAAGGATGTCCATCAGCAAGCAGAAAACACAGAGTTCATGATAAATTTTCAGAAAGGACACGTCACATTACATGAGTTCAAGGTAACATTTTTATCTAGCTGATTATCATAACAAAGATAACATTGTGGAGATTTTACACAAATTTAGTCAGTATAAAGTATTACATTTTTACTCTTGAGATATCATAAACGTGAAAATATGCCAGGTCTTTTATCTGATATTTTGACTTTCTCTCATTTATAGCTTGTCATGTCATCCTTATACTATGTGTACGAAGCCCTGGAAGGGGAAATTGAACGCAACAAAGAAAATCcagtattttccccactgtacttcCCTCTGGAACTCCATCGCAAAAGTGCTTTGGAAGAAGATCTTGAATACTTCTATGGACCACAGTGGCGAAAAAAGATCAATTTCCCACAGTCCACTAAAAATTATGTAGAGAGGCTTCATCATATCGGTCGTAAGGAACCAGAGTTGCTGTTAGCTCATGCATACACAAGATATTTAGGAGACCTTTCAGGTGGTCAAGTTCTCAAAAAGATTGCTCAGAAAGCACTTCAGCTACCAGCCACTGGGGAAGGACTGGCCTTTTTCACCTTTCAACATGTTACCAACGCAACAAAGTTCAAACAGCTCTATCGCTCCAGAATGAACTCTATAGATTTTGACAGTGCTACCAAGAAAAAAATCTTAGAAGAAGCaaagacagcatttttgcttaaTGTAAAGGTAATTATTCTATATTTTTGTTGGGCAAGAAAAAATCCATTCAAAGAAATAGATTAATAATTCATCTAAAGGTTAAGAACTAAAATAATAATTTGTGAGCACTACTGTACATCTTCACCTGGTTATCATAATGGAGACAAATTTGCTAGCACAAT
This portion of the Aquarana catesbeiana isolate 2022-GZ linkage group LG07, ASM4218655v1, whole genome shotgun sequence genome encodes:
- the HMOX1 gene encoding heme oxygenase 1 isoform X2 — translated: MESSDRKESNGVMGDLSEALKEATKDVHQQAENTEFMINFQKGHVTLHEFKLVMSSLYYVYEALEGEIERNKENPVFSPLYFPLELHRKSALEEDLEYFYGPQWRKKINFPQSTKNYVERLHHIGRKEPELLLAHAYTRYLGDLSGGQVLKKIAQKALQLPATGEGLAFFTFQHVTNATKFKQLYRSRMNSIDFDSATKKKILEEAKTAFLLNVKVFEELQTLSTRQNDNITDDASTLRNRVPKSIKGDSNYRIHTSEQTTFFKQFPRWVAIGGCVLLAIMGLYIL
- the HMOX1 gene encoding heme oxygenase 1 isoform X1, translated to MESSDRKESNGVMGDLSEALKEATKDVHQQAENTEFMINFQKGHVTLHEFKLVMSSLYYVYEALEGEIERNKENPVFSPLYFPLELHRKSALEEDLEYFYGPQWRKKINFPQSTKNYVERLHHIGRKEPELLLAHAYTRYLGDLSGGQVLKKIAQKALQLPATGEGLAFFTFQHVTNATKFKQLYRSRMNSIDFDSATKKKILEEAKTAFLLNVKVFEELQTLSTRQNDNITDDASTLRNRVPKSIKAGDSNYRIHTSEQTTFFKQFPRWVAIGGCVLLAIMGLYIL